In uncultured Bacteroides sp., the following proteins share a genomic window:
- a CDS encoding NPCBM/NEW2 domain-containing protein: MKITRNIKIVALKGLLIISCLFGTTTLSAQTVWLDELDLSTATQGYGIPMKNKSIDGKTLTIAGKTFERGFGSHSESSLTIELNGKATEFIAQVGIDDEVAGQKPAAEFVVYGDGEKLWSSGVMRLGDAARPCNVKLGGLRKLELVVTDGGNGNYYDHVDWVDARFTTIGVTTFKTFNPVASVSYILTPKPSAEPRITGAKVFGVRPGSPFQYLVTATGDRPMTFYALGLPKGLNINAKTGIITGQLSKVRTYIVTLKAKNAKGTAERKFRIECGDRIALTPPMGWNSWNCFANEVSADKVKRAVNAMVKSGLINHGWTYINIDDFWENHRDSKDQTLRGKLRDEVGNIIPNSRFSDMKALADYVHGQGLKIGLYSSPGPWTCGGSAGSYGYEKKDAESYAKWGFDYLKYDWCSYGNVIDSLPDNDPYKVSSLSYNGGNELNTAMKPFKVMGKFLRQQPRDIVFSVCQYGMSDVWKWGDSVNGNCWRTTNDITDTWTSVKNIILDQDKSAPYAKPGNWNDPDMLVIGTVGWGNPHPSKLKPDEQYLHVSLWSLFSAPLLIGCDMEKLDDFTLNLLTNDEVIEINQDPLGKQATCVHTIGDLRIYVKELEDGSRAIGFCNFGLETVDLAYKDFDKLGLKGQFVVRDLWRQKDISNVNTQTGQLALKVPVHGVLLYKFSSKK, from the coding sequence ATGAAAATAACAAGAAATATTAAAATAGTGGCCTTAAAAGGTCTTCTTATCATTTCCTGCCTGTTTGGAACTACTACGCTATCTGCCCAAACAGTATGGCTCGACGAGTTGGATCTTAGCACAGCAACACAAGGATATGGAATTCCAATGAAAAACAAATCCATCGATGGCAAAACGCTCACAATCGCTGGTAAAACTTTCGAGCGTGGTTTTGGAAGTCATTCTGAAAGTTCGTTAACCATTGAACTTAATGGAAAAGCGACTGAATTCATTGCACAAGTGGGTATTGATGACGAGGTCGCAGGTCAGAAACCGGCTGCTGAGTTTGTAGTTTATGGCGATGGCGAAAAGTTATGGTCGAGCGGGGTAATGCGATTGGGTGATGCAGCCAGACCCTGTAATGTTAAGCTTGGAGGCTTACGAAAACTTGAATTGGTAGTAACCGACGGCGGAAACGGAAATTATTACGACCATGTTGACTGGGTAGATGCAAGATTTACAACCATAGGTGTGACCACATTCAAAACCTTCAATCCGGTTGCAAGCGTATCATATATTCTTACGCCTAAACCTTCAGCTGAACCCAGAATAACCGGTGCCAAAGTTTTTGGTGTGCGTCCGGGTTCGCCTTTCCAGTATCTTGTAACAGCCACAGGCGACAGACCGATGACTTTTTATGCTTTAGGTTTACCAAAAGGATTAAATATCAACGCTAAAACCGGCATTATTACCGGTCAGCTTTCTAAAGTTAGAACGTATATTGTAACCCTAAAAGCTAAAAATGCAAAAGGCACGGCTGAAAGAAAGTTTCGCATAGAATGTGGCGACCGTATTGCGCTCACTCCACCAATGGGTTGGAACAGTTGGAATTGTTTTGCCAACGAGGTTTCGGCTGATAAGGTAAAACGTGCTGTTAATGCAATGGTAAAAAGTGGGCTTATCAACCATGGATGGACATATATAAATATTGACGATTTCTGGGAAAATCATCGCGACTCAAAAGATCAGACATTGCGTGGTAAGTTGCGCGATGAGGTTGGCAATATAATCCCTAACTCCCGATTTAGTGATATGAAAGCTCTTGCCGATTATGTGCATGGCCAGGGATTAAAAATAGGACTTTACTCAAGTCCGGGGCCTTGGACATGTGGAGGTAGTGCCGGTAGTTATGGTTACGAAAAAAAAGATGCCGAAAGTTATGCCAAATGGGGTTTCGACTATCTGAAATACGATTGGTGCAGTTATGGCAATGTAATTGATAGTCTGCCTGACAATGATCCATATAAGGTATCGTCTTTGTCGTATAATGGTGGTAACGAATTGAATACAGCCATGAAACCATTTAAGGTTATGGGCAAATTTCTTCGTCAGCAACCCCGCGATATTGTATTTAGCGTATGTCAGTACGGGATGTCGGATGTGTGGAAGTGGGGCGATTCAGTTAATGGCAATTGCTGGCGCACGACCAATGATATTACTGATACTTGGACTAGCGTGAAAAATATTATTCTTGACCAGGATAAATCGGCTCCTTATGCCAAGCCCGGTAACTGGAATGATCCTGATATGCTCGTAATTGGTACTGTAGGTTGGGGCAATCCACATCCAAGCAAGCTTAAACCTGACGAGCAATATCTTCATGTTAGTCTCTGGAGTCTTTTCTCTGCGCCGCTCCTTATTGGTTGTGATATGGAGAAACTAGATGATTTTACCTTGAATTTGTTGACAAATGACGAAGTGATCGAAATCAATCAAGACCCACTTGGTAAGCAGGCAACTTGTGTTCATACGATTGGTGATTTGCGCATTTACGTGAAAGAACTCGAAGATGGTAGCCGTGCTATTGGCTTCTGCAACTTTGGCCTCGAAACTGTTGATCTTGCATACAAAGACTTCGATAAACTCGGACTGAAAGGACAATTTGTAGTGCGCGATCTTTGGAGACAAAAAGACATCAGCAATGTAAATACACAAACAGGGCAGTTAGCACTCAAAGTTCCCGTTCACGGTGTTCTACTTTATAAATTCTCTTCTAAGAAATAA
- a CDS encoding glycoside hydrolase family 43 protein: protein MKKYLALVLAAITFCGVSRAENPIVQTHFGPDPAPMVYNGTLYAYVGDDIPGFDFYYMTKWHILSTTDMVNWTDHGSPISLESFKWARDRAWAAQCIERNGKFYWYTCAQSDKNDMAIGVAVSDSPTGPFKDALGKPLIINGSWSNIDPTVWIDDDGQAYLYWGNGSLFYVKLNKDMISYSGDIVTVPISVESFGGVRGNKSVENPNKDMYVEGPWFYKRNNLYYMMYAGMGKGGESLSYSTSNSSTGPWKYQGKIMENQKTNSFTNHGGIIDYKGNSYLFYHTGLLPNGGSYGRAACVEQFTYNPDGTIPSVSISSEGPKPIGEINPYKRVEAETMAWSQKCSISQNEKIGVYVSSTRSKGYTKVREVNFGNQSPKSFSASLAAGVDGGILEVRLDSVSGSIISSIQLPRTGGWDKFKTFTSELKHKVTGKHDVYFYFNGQNVTLGRELFNFDWWKFQ, encoded by the coding sequence ATGAAAAAATATTTAGCTTTAGTTTTAGCGGCAATAACTTTTTGTGGCGTCAGTAGGGCAGAGAATCCGATTGTTCAGACACATTTTGGTCCAGATCCTGCACCAATGGTTTATAATGGTACGCTTTACGCATATGTTGGTGATGATATTCCGGGCTTCGATTTTTACTATATGACCAAATGGCATATATTATCCACTACCGACATGGTAAATTGGACAGACCATGGAAGTCCCATTTCGTTGGAATCCTTTAAATGGGCGCGCGACCGTGCATGGGCTGCTCAGTGTATTGAACGTAATGGTAAGTTTTATTGGTACACTTGTGCTCAAAGCGATAAAAACGATATGGCAATAGGTGTAGCTGTTTCCGATTCGCCAACAGGACCATTCAAAGATGCGCTTGGAAAACCGTTGATTATTAATGGAAGTTGGTCTAATATTGACCCGACCGTATGGATTGACGATGACGGACAAGCCTACCTCTATTGGGGGAATGGAAGCTTGTTTTATGTTAAGTTGAATAAAGATATGATTTCTTATTCGGGTGATATTGTTACTGTTCCGATTTCTGTCGAATCTTTCGGAGGAGTAAGGGGAAATAAAAGTGTCGAAAATCCCAATAAAGATATGTATGTGGAAGGCCCCTGGTTTTACAAGCGCAACAATCTTTATTATATGATGTATGCCGGAATGGGAAAAGGAGGAGAAAGCCTTTCTTATTCGACAAGCAATAGTTCAACCGGACCATGGAAATATCAGGGCAAAATCATGGAAAATCAAAAAACCAATAGTTTTACCAATCATGGTGGAATTATTGATTATAAAGGAAATTCATATCTTTTCTACCATACGGGATTGTTGCCTAATGGAGGAAGTTACGGACGGGCTGCCTGCGTGGAGCAATTCACTTACAATCCTGATGGGACAATTCCGTCTGTATCCATTTCCAGCGAAGGCCCAAAACCAATTGGAGAAATTAATCCGTATAAGCGCGTGGAAGCTGAAACAATGGCATGGTCGCAAAAATGCTCCATATCTCAAAATGAAAAAATAGGGGTGTATGTGTCAAGCACTCGTTCGAAAGGCTATACAAAAGTACGTGAGGTGAATTTTGGAAATCAATCGCCTAAATCATTTTCAGCCTCGTTAGCAGCAGGAGTTGATGGAGGAATTTTAGAAGTCCGTCTTGATAGTGTTTCGGGATCAATTATTTCTTCCATTCAATTACCTCGCACTGGAGGATGGGATAAATTCAAAACTTTCACATCGGAATTAAAGCATAAGGTAACAGGTAAACATGATGTTTACTTTTATTTTAATGGACAAAATGTCACTTTAGGACGTGAATTGTTTAACTTTGACTGGTGGAAATTTCAATAA
- a CDS encoding glycoside hydrolase family 43 protein codes for MKFKALTKTSAFAVFLLIEVSTFGLKAQNPIIQTNYTADPAPMVHNGTVYLYTSHDEDNTVKNFFTMNDWRCYSSTDMVNWTDHGAVLSYKDFSWSRGDAWAGQCIHRNGKFYYYLPVNQKNGGNAIGVAVSDSPTGPFKDAIGAPLLVGYGYIDPTVYIDDDGQAYLYWGNPNLWHVKLNADMISYNKEYGIVKEDLKDKNFGFRAKKIDNRTAAYEEGPWLFKRNSLYYLLYPAGGVPEHLAYSTAPNITGPWTYGDTIMHVIKEGGAFTNHPGYIEFKGKSYLFYHSGALPGGGGFKRSVCIEPFKFNADGSIPLIAPTKEGVTESASNLNPYKRVEAETIGWEEGIETVKNENTGVYVTNISNGDYIKVRSVDFGKGAKTFLAGVASASTGGKIEIHVDGKGGSLLGVLDVKNTGGDRNWKMLSCKVNVVKGVHDLYFVFKGGDGNLFNFDWWKFSNK; via the coding sequence ATGAAGTTTAAAGCATTGACTAAAACATCTGCATTTGCAGTGTTTCTCTTGATCGAGGTCTCGACATTTGGATTAAAAGCTCAAAATCCCATTATTCAAACTAATTATACTGCCGACCCTGCACCAATGGTGCATAACGGTACTGTTTATCTTTATACTTCGCATGATGAAGATAATACTGTAAAGAACTTTTTTACGATGAATGATTGGAGATGTTATTCTTCTACAGACATGGTAAACTGGACCGATCACGGGGCAGTTTTATCGTATAAAGATTTTAGTTGGTCAAGAGGAGATGCTTGGGCAGGACAGTGTATACACCGAAACGGTAAGTTCTATTATTATTTGCCGGTAAATCAAAAAAACGGAGGAAATGCCATAGGAGTTGCAGTATCCGACAGCCCCACAGGACCTTTTAAAGATGCCATAGGTGCTCCTTTACTTGTTGGATACGGCTATATCGACCCAACGGTTTACATCGATGATGATGGTCAGGCTTACCTATATTGGGGAAATCCAAACCTCTGGCATGTAAAGTTGAACGCAGATATGATTTCATACAATAAGGAATATGGCATTGTGAAGGAAGATTTGAAAGACAAAAACTTTGGTTTTCGTGCCAAAAAAATTGATAATCGGACAGCAGCTTATGAAGAAGGCCCTTGGCTTTTTAAACGTAACAGTTTGTATTACCTGCTTTACCCCGCTGGTGGTGTCCCCGAGCATTTGGCATACTCAACCGCCCCAAACATTACCGGGCCGTGGACTTATGGCGACACCATTATGCACGTAATCAAAGAAGGAGGGGCATTTACTAACCATCCGGGTTACATCGAATTTAAAGGAAAATCTTATTTGTTTTATCATAGCGGAGCGCTACCCGGTGGTGGTGGTTTTAAACGATCAGTTTGTATTGAGCCTTTTAAATTTAATGCTGATGGTTCAATCCCATTAATTGCACCAACAAAAGAAGGCGTTACTGAAAGTGCATCCAATTTAAATCCATATAAAAGAGTTGAAGCCGAAACCATCGGTTGGGAAGAAGGCATTGAAACTGTGAAAAATGAAAATACAGGCGTGTACGTTACCAACATCAGCAACGGAGATTACATAAAAGTGCGAAGTGTTGATTTTGGAAAAGGTGCAAAAACTTTCCTTGCAGGTGTTGCTTCAGCTTCGACGGGTGGAAAGATTGAAATCCATGTTGATGGGAAAGGCGGCAGTTTGTTAGGTGTTTTAGACGTAAAAAATACTGGTGGAGATAGAAACTGGAAAATGCTGTCATGTAAAGTGAATGTAGTCAAAGGTGTACATGACCTGTACTTTGTGTTCAAAGGCGGAGATGGAAACTTATTTAATTTTGACTGGTGGAAGTTTAGTAACAAATAA
- a CDS encoding glycoside hydrolase family 43 protein, translated as MLRIKSLNLALALVFIGALSGSSIVKGASPAGEVLAHWSFEQVKHLKGDSVSTSIVGQPLTAGNRGPIEPQPFVFDESGKGNFLQVQGSRPSPIVFSDNVPSAMVDGKPNARSLTLRNGEYVVTFDRPLAYYDMQKSWKIEASLRCNLLGTEQVFLCKEGAKGQLTGDVSIGFDNMYKKYFVEMMCADGVPRRIVAGDEVEAGKWYDVRAQADYDSKSGQTQLHFEVKLSGQTNFGKPSTITFNGRALRSDAGLWVIGRGFPGGFPNSLQVLDGGIDEVKISGEALPRVAGQNPLFTDAFTADPAITVIGNKVYAYVGQDKATVGGWFNMPNWLCYSTTDMKNWTAHGTVLAAKDFINANSGSAWAAQVVEKDGKYYYYVTLDGKEGHFITVAVSDTPTGPFKEACPGKPLITDAMTTDSHRSNADIDPTIFIDDDGTPWMAWGNGDCYLVKLKRNMVELDGPITKVPYRNYSEGPWLFKRGDLYYNVYAADAPGVQAEQICYSTAKKITGPWTYGGFVTGPAKHGFTIHPSVIEFKGQWYFFYHDGSYTLNGTPGGDCRRQVCAEYLYFNPDGSIKPITLTSEGVSILAKNR; from the coding sequence ATGTTACGCATAAAAAGCCTAAACTTAGCCTTAGCTTTGGTTTTCATTGGAGCTTTATCGGGTAGCTCAATTGTTAAAGGTGCTTCGCCGGCTGGCGAAGTGCTTGCTCACTGGAGCTTTGAACAGGTTAAACATCTAAAGGGCGATTCAGTTTCAACTTCTATAGTGGGTCAGCCTCTAACTGCTGGTAATCGTGGTCCAATTGAACCACAACCTTTTGTATTTGATGAGTCAGGCAAAGGTAATTTCCTGCAAGTACAAGGTTCAAGACCATCTCCAATAGTATTCTCCGATAATGTGCCCTCTGCCATGGTAGATGGAAAACCTAACGCTCGCTCACTTACCTTAAGAAACGGCGAGTATGTGGTGACGTTTGACCGCCCGTTAGCTTATTACGACATGCAGAAAAGTTGGAAAATTGAGGCCAGTTTGAGATGCAACTTACTTGGCACCGAACAGGTTTTTCTCTGCAAGGAAGGAGCGAAAGGTCAGTTGACAGGCGATGTGTCTATTGGTTTTGATAATATGTATAAAAAATACTTTGTTGAGATGATGTGTGCTGATGGTGTACCACGTCGTATTGTAGCAGGAGATGAAGTAGAAGCCGGCAAGTGGTATGATGTTCGTGCCCAAGCCGACTATGATTCAAAGAGTGGTCAGACTCAACTTCACTTCGAAGTGAAACTTTCGGGTCAAACTAACTTTGGAAAACCCTCCACAATAACATTCAATGGAAGGGCTTTACGAAGCGATGCCGGCCTGTGGGTCATAGGTCGTGGATTTCCCGGAGGCTTTCCAAATAGTCTTCAGGTGCTCGATGGAGGAATAGATGAGGTGAAAATATCCGGTGAGGCACTGCCTCGTGTAGCTGGACAAAATCCGCTTTTTACTGATGCCTTTACCGCTGATCCTGCCATAACAGTCATTGGGAACAAGGTTTACGCCTATGTTGGCCAAGATAAAGCCACTGTGGGAGGATGGTTCAACATGCCCAACTGGCTTTGCTACTCAACTACCGATATGAAGAACTGGACTGCTCATGGTACTGTTTTGGCCGCTAAAGATTTTATCAATGCGAATAGTGGGTCAGCTTGGGCAGCACAAGTGGTGGAAAAGGATGGCAAATATTACTACTATGTTACACTTGATGGTAAAGAAGGACACTTCATCACAGTGGCTGTAAGTGATACTCCTACTGGTCCGTTCAAGGAGGCATGCCCTGGCAAACCGCTCATTACTGATGCGATGACAACTGATTCGCACAGATCGAATGCCGATATTGACCCTACTATTTTTATAGACGATGACGGTACACCCTGGATGGCTTGGGGTAATGGCGATTGCTATCTGGTCAAACTAAAGCGTAATATGGTCGAGCTTGATGGGCCAATAACCAAAGTGCCATACCGAAATTATTCGGAAGGTCCATGGCTCTTTAAACGCGGCGATCTCTATTACAATGTCTATGCTGCCGATGCGCCTGGTGTGCAAGCTGAGCAGATTTGTTATTCTACTGCAAAGAAAATAACAGGACCTTGGACATATGGTGGTTTTGTTACCGGACCTGCAAAGCACGGATTCACTATACATCCGTCTGTTATTGAGTTTAAGGGGCAATGGTATTTCTTCTATCACGATGGTTCTTATACTTTGAATGGTACTCCCGGTGGTGATTGTAGGCGTCAAGTATGTGCTGAATATCTTTACTTTAATCCGGATGGAAGCATTAAACCGATAACACTGACAAGTGAAGGAGTGAGTATTCTGGCAAAAAATAGGTAG
- a CDS encoding glycoside hydrolase family 43 protein produces MRNKVFIIASIFMVAINLPFAGKAQNPIIQTKYTADPAPLVFNDTVFLYTSHDEDDGLGFKMQNWLLYTSTDMVNWTDHGVVASLKDFKWVPYDNGAWAPQCIRRNNKFYMYCPMPNGVGIGVLVSDTPYGPFKDPIGKPLIKNSAHDIDPTVLIDDDGQAYLYWGNPNLYYVRLNEDMVSYSGEIVNEPTKPANYQEGPWVWKRNGHYYLAYASTCCPEGIGYAMSNSPTGPWEYKGMIMEGDERSSGNHPGIIDYKGRSYVFGFNYAILKQSMSKHYERRSICLENITYNADGTIQKLPFWSTTGIKQLGTLNPYNRIEAETIAYSEGLKTESATEWERNVAWDKGKKIADRLFVTSINNGDYLKVQGVNFSKGATSVDVSIASLKGGKIEIHTDKIDGPVLGIIDVTTSAEGDLWKTITTPVKNIKGVHDLYFVFRGTNELFNFDWWKFNFK; encoded by the coding sequence ATGAGAAATAAAGTATTTATCATTGCTTCAATTTTTATGGTTGCAATTAATCTACCTTTTGCTGGAAAAGCACAAAATCCAATTATCCAAACCAAATATACTGCTGATCCGGCTCCTTTAGTGTTCAATGATACGGTATTTCTTTATACAAGTCATGACGAAGATGATGGATTGGGTTTTAAAATGCAGAATTGGTTGCTCTACACATCTACTGATATGGTGAATTGGACTGATCACGGGGTTGTGGCCTCGCTGAAAGATTTTAAATGGGTACCCTACGATAATGGGGCGTGGGCTCCGCAATGTATCAGACGTAATAATAAATTTTACATGTATTGTCCCATGCCAAACGGTGTTGGAATTGGTGTCTTGGTTTCAGATACTCCTTATGGACCGTTCAAAGATCCAATTGGAAAACCTCTGATTAAGAATAGTGCACACGACATAGACCCAACTGTGTTGATTGACGACGATGGACAGGCTTATCTTTACTGGGGAAATCCCAATCTTTATTATGTCAGGCTGAATGAGGATATGGTTTCTTATTCAGGCGAAATAGTAAATGAACCTACCAAGCCGGCTAATTACCAGGAAGGTCCCTGGGTGTGGAAACGCAACGGGCATTATTATCTGGCGTATGCTTCTACCTGTTGCCCCGAAGGTATTGGTTATGCGATGAGTAATTCTCCAACCGGCCCATGGGAATATAAAGGTATGATTATGGAAGGAGACGAGCGCTCAAGTGGAAACCATCCGGGAATCATTGACTACAAAGGACGTTCGTATGTGTTCGGCTTCAATTATGCCATCCTGAAACAAAGCATGTCGAAGCATTACGAAAGACGCTCAATATGCCTCGAAAATATAACATACAATGCCGATGGTACTATTCAGAAGCTACCATTCTGGTCTACAACGGGAATCAAACAACTCGGCACATTGAACCCGTATAACCGCATCGAAGCTGAGACTATAGCTTATAGCGAAGGCTTGAAAACAGAATCTGCTACCGAATGGGAACGAAACGTAGCGTGGGACAAAGGGAAAAAGATTGCTGACAGGTTATTTGTGACCTCCATTAACAATGGAGATTACCTGAAAGTCCAGGGCGTAAATTTTTCTAAAGGTGCAACTTCTGTTGATGTTAGTATTGCTTCGTTAAAAGGCGGTAAAATTGAAATCCATACTGACAAAATTGATGGGCCGGTATTGGGGATAATCGACGTAACTACCTCGGCTGAAGGAGATTTATGGAAAACGATTACTACTCCTGTGAAAAATATTAAAGGTGTTCACGATTTATACTTCGTTTTCAGAGGTACAAATGAACTGTTCAACTTTGATTGGTGGAAATTTAATTTTAAATAA
- a CDS encoding glycosyl hydrolase 115 family protein, whose amino-acid sequence MNSRVKLKQIFLIAGIILIESFSVKAAYKTDYKTPSQYIQHEVSKNAFMIVANGKATSIYVDSADWKGVIRAANDLSDDVRKVSGTKSEVVEKLQYPAKGAILIGTIGKSKIIDQLITDKKIDVSEIKGHWESFIIQTVDGNLIVAGSDKRGTIYGIYDISEKIGVSPWYFWADVPAKKSNQLYVKAGRYIQDSPKVKYRGIFINDESPSFTGWCNSKFGGVNSKMYVNMFELLLRLKANFLWPAMWSNAFNEDDPMSPVLADEYGIVMGNSHHEPMMRAQKEYTKRKQEIGAWDFVTNSANLEKFWFDGLNRNKNYDNVITMGMRGDGDMAMGKGDDQENIKTLQNVVKGQREIIQKVYNDSPANHPQLWAIFTEVQRYYDAGLTVPDDIILLFCDNNWGYIRRIYPPKEKKRKGGGGMYYHIDMNGGPWNDRWVNTTTIPKLREQFNLAYQTGIDKLWVINVGDLKPKEIPIDFIMRYAWNPEAVPADKTMDYSIDWATKTFGSEHAVEIADIVSKYPKYNLWRKAEAQVPNIFSIVNHNEGDRVIQLWRDVANKAEALKSKIAPEAQDAYYQLVLYPAKASAGVAEMYIAADKNNLYAKQGRVSANDYAKRVRDLYDLDKQLSDYYNGPMANGKWKNMMSDIHMGYRMWSMPRTSIMPAVVYVTPLPTPAMGIAVEGSEQVWPASGVKAALPVFDGLNKKPYYIDVFNRGTGAFAFNASTNKSWIKLSAVKGTVEKENRIMVDIDWKSLPVGKADGLIEIKQGDSLVQVQVSAVKATIPLTTEPYFGSLTGEFSIPANKFNVNVPGKQSKWILLPDLGRDEACMGIYPVTAPSETSKTAPRLEYKMYLNQQGKVAICIGILPTQDVYPERGLRIAVSIDNDDPQILDARKGLVDTFTEYTPKNLANSKVLKPLPPLNKDIALVGTGKLRRNEIFDNLRWLDVQLDVAAIGFHTLKVFMIDPEVVLERIVVNPDNNHPSYFGTPSIQHNTIQDKSIK is encoded by the coding sequence ATGAATAGTAGAGTTAAACTAAAACAGATTTTCCTTATTGCAGGAATCATTCTGATTGAATCATTCTCAGTTAAAGCTGCTTATAAAACCGACTACAAAACACCTTCTCAGTATATTCAGCACGAGGTCTCAAAAAATGCTTTTATGATAGTTGCTAATGGAAAAGCTACTTCAATCTATGTCGATTCAGCAGACTGGAAAGGTGTTATACGTGCAGCCAACGACCTGAGTGATGATGTTCGCAAAGTTTCAGGAACTAAATCCGAAGTTGTTGAAAAATTGCAATATCCTGCTAAAGGCGCAATATTAATTGGTACTATTGGTAAAAGCAAGATAATTGACCAATTGATTACTGATAAAAAAATAGACGTTTCGGAAATAAAGGGACATTGGGAATCATTTATCATTCAAACGGTTGATGGTAATCTGATTGTTGCCGGAAGCGACAAGCGTGGAACTATTTATGGGATTTATGATATTTCAGAAAAAATAGGCGTTTCACCCTGGTATTTTTGGGCTGATGTTCCGGCTAAAAAAAGTAATCAATTATATGTGAAAGCTGGTCGATACATTCAGGATTCTCCCAAAGTAAAATACCGTGGTATTTTCATCAACGATGAATCGCCATCTTTCACTGGTTGGTGCAATTCCAAGTTTGGTGGTGTTAATTCCAAGATGTATGTAAACATGTTCGAACTACTTTTGCGTTTGAAAGCCAATTTTCTTTGGCCTGCTATGTGGAGCAATGCATTTAACGAAGATGATCCAATGAGTCCGGTTTTGGCAGATGAGTACGGAATTGTAATGGGAAACTCGCACCATGAACCGATGATGCGGGCGCAAAAGGAATATACTAAACGCAAACAGGAAATCGGTGCCTGGGACTTTGTTACAAATAGTGCGAATCTTGAGAAGTTTTGGTTTGACGGTCTCAACCGCAACAAGAATTATGATAATGTGATTACGATGGGTATGCGTGGTGATGGCGACATGGCAATGGGCAAAGGCGATGACCAAGAAAATATCAAAACCCTGCAGAATGTAGTGAAAGGTCAGCGTGAAATCATCCAAAAGGTGTATAATGACAGTCCGGCAAATCATCCCCAATTGTGGGCCATTTTCACCGAAGTTCAACGCTATTATGATGCCGGATTAACTGTTCCGGATGATATTATTCTTTTGTTCTGTGATAATAACTGGGGCTATATTCGCCGCATTTATCCTCCGAAAGAAAAGAAACGTAAAGGCGGAGGTGGAATGTACTACCACATTGATATGAATGGTGGTCCGTGGAATGACCGTTGGGTAAATACTACCACCATTCCAAAATTGCGCGAACAGTTTAATCTAGCTTATCAAACAGGTATAGATAAACTTTGGGTAATAAACGTAGGTGACCTTAAACCAAAGGAAATTCCGATTGACTTTATTATGCGTTACGCATGGAATCCCGAAGCGGTACCTGCTGATAAGACCATGGATTACAGCATCGATTGGGCAACAAAAACTTTCGGTAGTGAACATGCTGTTGAAATTGCAGATATTGTTTCTAAATACCCAAAATACAATCTTTGGAGAAAAGCTGAAGCGCAGGTTCCGAATATTTTCAGCATTGTGAATCATAATGAAGGCGACCGTGTTATTCAACTTTGGCGCGATGTGGCTAATAAAGCGGAAGCTTTGAAATCTAAAATTGCTCCGGAAGCACAAGATGCTTATTATCAGTTGGTATTATATCCGGCTAAAGCATCCGCAGGTGTTGCTGAAATGTACATTGCGGCAGATAAAAATAATCTTTATGCCAAGCAAGGACGTGTAAGCGCCAATGATTATGCTAAACGCGTTCGCGATCTTTACGATTTGGATAAGCAATTGAGCGACTATTATAATGGTCCAATGGCAAATGGCAAATGGAAAAACATGATGTCTGACATACATATGGGTTACAGAATGTGGTCCATGCCTCGTACCAGTATTATGCCGGCTGTAGTTTATGTAACACCGCTTCCAACTCCAGCTATGGGCATTGCCGTTGAGGGTAGCGAACAAGTGTGGCCGGCTTCGGGAGTAAAAGCTGCTTTACCGGTATTCGATGGCCTTAACAAGAAACCGTACTATATTGATGTGTTTAACCGTGGAACGGGGGCATTTGCTTTTAACGCAAGTACAAATAAATCCTGGATTAAATTAAGTGCAGTAAAAGGGACTGTAGAAAAAGAAAATCGTATAATGGTTGATATTGACTGGAAATCTTTGCCTGTTGGTAAAGCTGATGGTTTGATTGAAATTAAACAAGGCGATAGTTTGGTTCAGGTTCAGGTGAGCGCTGTTAAAGCCACAATTCCTTTAACAACAGAGCCATATTTCGGAAGTTTAACCGGTGAATTTTCTATTCCTGCCAATAAATTCAATGTCAATGTACCTGGCAAACAATCAAAATGGATACTTTTACCAGATTTAGGCAGAGATGAAGCTTGTATGGGAATTTATCCGGTTACTGCACCGAGTGAAACATCTAAAACAGCACCTCGTTTGGAATACAAAATGTATCTGAACCAGCAGGGTAAAGTTGCGATCTGTATTGGGATCCTTCCAACTCAGGATGTTTATCCTGAACGTGGTTTGCGCATTGCTGTGTCTATTGACAACGACGATCCTCAAATTCTGGATGCACGCAAAGGATTGGTGGATACATTCACCGAATATACTCCAAAAAATCTTGCCAACTCGAAAGTGTTGAAACCTCTTCCTCCGCTCAATAAAGATATTGCATTGGTTGGAACAGGAAAACTGCGTCGTAACGAAATTTTTGATAACTTACGTTGGTTGGATGTTCAATTAGATGTGGCTGCTATAGGATTTCATACGCTTAAAGTGTTTATGATTGATCCCGAAGTAGTTCTTGAAAGAATTGTGGTAAATCCCGATAATAATCATCCAAGCTATTTTGGAACTCCTTCTATTCAACACAATACAATACAAGATAAATCTATTAAATAG